From a region of the Streptacidiphilus albus JL83 genome:
- a CDS encoding RNA polymerase sigma factor sigma-70 region 4 domain-containing protein has product MSVDTPPVPLADRLAGLPDVINVKQLAEATGVSESTARNWTTLPGWPDEIETPGRQKHYPRVGAEGWLRDNEAGRIDVSELVKDPDLLLTLPEVAKRTGLNAKTVSTYPNMYGPSAKDPFPEGDGLGRRRAGDVAAWLSRRSTRGGARATTSIPQETEQPAPTTAAGEDVIDINGIAELTGRNVEAIKSLMRRPELAAMSIGKIGRSRFWPRLRLLTELTKLGYITEPREATADELRWLSGAPQSASELAEHYGVTLSAISKRIKRAQESDDPSNQPPGPVDPGAPVKRYHPREFDTFWKR; this is encoded by the coding sequence ATGTCAGTCGACACCCCGCCCGTGCCACTGGCCGACCGCCTGGCCGGACTGCCCGACGTGATCAACGTGAAGCAGCTCGCGGAAGCGACGGGCGTCTCCGAGTCGACTGCCCGGAACTGGACGACCTTGCCGGGCTGGCCCGACGAGATCGAGACTCCCGGACGGCAAAAGCACTATCCCCGGGTGGGCGCCGAGGGTTGGCTTCGGGACAACGAGGCCGGCCGAATCGATGTCAGCGAACTCGTGAAGGACCCAGATCTACTACTGACCCTGCCCGAGGTCGCCAAGCGCACCGGACTCAACGCGAAGACAGTCAGCACCTACCCCAATATGTACGGACCCTCGGCGAAGGACCCCTTCCCCGAAGGAGATGGACTCGGACGTCGGCGGGCCGGCGACGTCGCAGCGTGGCTGTCTCGCCGAAGCACCCGGGGGGGTGCTCGCGCGACGACCTCCATCCCCCAGGAGACGGAGCAGCCTGCGCCGACCACCGCAGCCGGCGAGGATGTCATCGACATCAATGGCATCGCCGAGCTCACGGGGCGCAACGTTGAAGCGATCAAGTCCCTCATGCGCCGTCCCGAGCTGGCCGCGATGAGCATCGGAAAGATCGGCCGCTCGCGCTTCTGGCCCCGCCTCCGACTCCTCACCGAACTCACCAAGCTCGGATACATCACCGAGCCCCGGGAGGCCACCGCAGACGAGCTTCGTTGGCTCAGCGGCGCCCCGCAGAGCGCCAGCGAACTCGCCGAGCACTACGGGGTCACCCTCAGTGCCATCAGCAAGCGGATCAAGCGCGCTCAAGAGAGCGATGACCCCAGCAACCAGCCCCCGGGCCCGGTAGATCCCGGCGCCCCCGTGAAGCGCTACCACCCACGCGAGTTCGACACCTTCTGGAAGCGCTGA